In Aequorivita sp. H23M31, a single window of DNA contains:
- a CDS encoding MOP flippase family protein → MEVKGSIMKGVKWTTAGTIGVAVCSLLRLSILTRFLDTRDFGLMALALFVLGIIELFMDMGLTSAIFHKQKISKNEYSSLYWINLVFGLLIFGIIALISPYIADFYNEPLLSQLIIIMALAVIAAALGGQYKTIEQKQLNFKIVAMVELISAIVSLALAIFLAVSGYGIYSLIFSALLQYATPNLFFFIRGTFTNPVKLHFKLAEALPFLRIGIYEVGSQFVNYFNRDLDVIIIGKLFSTELLGGYSLAKQLVYKPAQIVNPIITKISNPLLARFQNDIDVLKRNYLKLINLVSSINFFVYLGVIIFAPLIVSILYGSGYDHIVILVRILAIYMYIRSIGNPIGSLVIATGRTNISFYWNLFSIAIMSIFIFTASQFSLEVVAWAMTAGFVFLFVPNWWLLVYKMTRASLGEFVNAIIPKLYINEIRGFVSKSRN, encoded by the coding sequence ATGGAGGTTAAGGGCAGTATTATGAAAGGCGTAAAATGGACAACTGCCGGCACGATCGGGGTTGCCGTTTGTTCCTTGCTTAGATTGTCAATATTAACTCGCTTTCTAGATACAAGAGATTTTGGTCTTATGGCCTTAGCTCTTTTTGTTTTGGGAATTATTGAGCTTTTTATGGATATGGGCCTAACCTCTGCCATTTTCCACAAACAAAAAATATCCAAAAATGAATATTCCAGTCTGTATTGGATAAACCTAGTTTTCGGTCTCTTAATTTTTGGAATTATTGCCCTTATTTCGCCATATATCGCTGATTTTTATAACGAACCATTGTTAAGCCAGCTTATCATTATAATGGCTTTAGCCGTAATTGCTGCTGCTCTTGGTGGTCAATATAAAACAATTGAACAAAAGCAGTTAAACTTTAAGATAGTTGCTATGGTAGAGCTAATAAGCGCTATAGTCTCTCTAGCTCTTGCAATTTTTCTAGCTGTTTCCGGGTACGGAATTTATTCCCTTATCTTTTCTGCCTTGCTACAATATGCAACTCCCAATTTATTTTTCTTTATAAGGGGAACATTTACCAATCCTGTAAAACTTCATTTTAAATTAGCTGAGGCTCTTCCATTTTTACGCATTGGCATATATGAGGTTGGTAGCCAATTTGTCAATTATTTTAATCGGGATCTGGATGTTATAATTATTGGAAAATTATTTAGCACTGAATTATTGGGCGGGTACAGTTTGGCAAAACAACTTGTTTACAAACCTGCACAAATTGTAAATCCTATTATCACAAAAATATCAAATCCATTATTGGCCAGGTTTCAAAATGATATTGATGTTTTAAAAAGAAATTATTTGAAGCTGATCAATTTAGTGTCGTCCATTAATTTCTTTGTTTATTTGGGTGTAATCATATTTGCTCCCCTAATTGTTTCAATATTGTATGGCTCGGGTTACGATCATATTGTTATACTTGTGCGTATCCTAGCTATATATATGTATATTAGAAGCATTGGGAATCCCATCGGCAGTCTTGTAATTGCAACCGGTCGAACTAACATTTCATTTTACTGGAATTTATTTTCAATTGCAATAATGTCCATCTTTATATTTACAGCAAGTCAATTTTCTCTAGAAGTCGTAGCTTGGGCAATGACCGCTGGATTTGTCTTTTTATTTGTGCCCAATTGGTGGCTTTTGGTGTATAAGATGACCAGAGCGAGCTTGGGGGAATTTGTTAATGCAATTATTCCCAAACTATATATTAATGAAATAAGAGGCTTTGTATCAAAGTCCAGAAATTGA
- a CDS encoding glycosyltransferase — MKLFLKIVGENAARSFFIKSIYRNWNKGTKYDAAISFSNDIPKKNSLLGSNDFVLSSVTANQKIAWIHNDLERLGITRTYILDRYKDFDKVVSVSQSCKVDFDSLVPEFSKKSFLVHNYIDPRIILEKATEFNPYKERDEGLIFVTVARIDNTQKRIDRIIEIAGKLKENGHIFKWFIVGDGPDRLDLEKQVGAADLKNYVSFEGFKQNPYPYLKYADCFVLTSDFEAQGMVLSEALIVGTPVITTDFPAAKEFVIDGVNGKITGRNTESLFKAVEEVLKNPSILKSFQEQIQGSRLEEMAETSIREFKEMLEY, encoded by the coding sequence GTGAAATTATTTTTAAAAATTGTTGGTGAGAATGCTGCACGAAGTTTTTTTATTAAATCAATTTACCGGAATTGGAATAAAGGAACAAAATATGATGCCGCTATTTCTTTTTCAAATGATATTCCGAAAAAAAACTCCTTATTGGGTTCAAACGATTTCGTTTTATCCTCAGTAACCGCAAATCAAAAGATTGCCTGGATTCACAATGATTTGGAAAGACTGGGGATAACCCGAACATATATTTTAGATCGCTACAAAGACTTTGACAAGGTGGTTTCGGTTTCGCAAAGTTGTAAAGTTGATTTTGATTCATTAGTGCCCGAGTTTTCCAAAAAGTCCTTCCTGGTACACAACTATATCGATCCCAGAATAATCCTGGAAAAAGCAACAGAATTCAATCCCTATAAAGAAAGGGATGAAGGTCTTATTTTTGTGACGGTGGCAAGGATTGATAATACCCAAAAAAGAATAGATCGAATAATTGAAATAGCTGGGAAATTAAAGGAGAATGGGCATATTTTCAAATGGTTTATCGTAGGAGATGGGCCAGATAGGCTTGATCTTGAAAAGCAAGTTGGAGCCGCCGATCTTAAAAACTATGTTTCTTTTGAAGGATTTAAACAGAATCCATATCCCTACTTAAAATATGCGGATTGTTTTGTTCTTACCTCAGATTTCGAGGCTCAGGGAATGGTTCTAAGCGAGGCACTTATTGTGGGCACACCAGTTATTACTACCGACTTTCCCGCTGCCAAAGAATTTGTAATAGATGGGGTAAATGGGAAGATTACAGGTAGAAATACGGAATCGCTTTTTAAAGCGGTGGAAGAAGTCCTGAAAAATCCATCTATTTTAAAATCATTTCAAGAACAAATTCAAGGTTCGAGACTTGAAGAAATGGCGGAGACCAGCATTCGGGAATTTAAAGAAATGTTGGAATATTAA
- the rfbD gene encoding dTDP-4-dehydrorhamnose reductase, translating into MGEIKKILVTGANGQLGRCIKDAASEFPALEFVFASKEDLNIENADSIKDFFRNNNFSHCINTAAYTNVEKAESEKEKAFSINAEAVKNLAVVCKENDTVLLHISTDYVFDGKKESPYLESDPTNPINVYGSSKLKGEQCLQEICDKIYIFRTSWLYSQYGHNFLKTILKYVEEEKILTITTEQIGTPTNANDLARALLETIENDPEEYGLYHFSNREETTWFGFAEEILRQTGKLEVASLAKTNHYRTFAARPAYSVLDNAKAKNMLGLKNRDWRESLESVINKTFNNS; encoded by the coding sequence TTGGGAGAAATAAAGAAAATACTTGTCACAGGCGCAAACGGACAATTGGGAAGATGTATAAAAGATGCCGCCTCCGAGTTTCCCGCTCTCGAATTTGTCTTTGCCTCAAAGGAAGATCTCAACATTGAAAATGCTGATTCGATCAAAGATTTCTTCAGAAACAATAACTTTTCACATTGCATAAATACTGCTGCCTACACCAATGTTGAAAAGGCGGAAAGCGAAAAGGAAAAAGCTTTTTCCATCAATGCGGAGGCGGTAAAAAATCTTGCGGTAGTTTGTAAGGAAAATGACACTGTACTGCTTCACATTTCTACGGATTATGTTTTTGATGGCAAAAAAGAGTCTCCTTATTTGGAGAGCGATCCAACCAACCCTATCAATGTTTACGGCAGTTCCAAACTGAAGGGAGAGCAATGCCTCCAAGAAATCTGTGATAAAATCTACATTTTCCGGACCTCTTGGCTCTATTCCCAATACGGGCATAACTTTCTGAAAACTATTTTGAAATATGTTGAAGAAGAAAAAATCTTGACCATTACCACTGAGCAAATCGGGACACCCACAAATGCAAATGATTTAGCGCGCGCATTACTGGAAACAATAGAAAATGACCCCGAAGAATATGGTCTTTATCACTTCAGCAATAGGGAAGAAACGACTTGGTTTGGCTTTGCCGAGGAGATACTTAGGCAAACTGGAAAATTAGAAGTTGCAAGTCTTGCAAAAACAAACCATTACCGTACTTTTGCCGCACGGCCGGCGTATAGTGTTTTGGATAATGCAAAGGCAAAAAATATGTTAGGTTTAAAAAATAGGGATTGGCGCGAGAGCCTAGAATCTGTAATAAATAAGACATTCAATAATTCATAA
- the rfbC gene encoding dTDP-4-dehydrorhamnose 3,5-epimerase, which produces MKLLKTPLKDCFILEPTVYKDKRGIFYETYNQKLFEKITGLNIQFVQDNQSVSTRGVLRGLHFQHGEMAQAKLVTVVKGKVLDIVVDIRKNSETFGKSFSIILDDVDHRQLFVPKGFAHGFITLSKESIFSYKCDNFYDGAFEGGIKFDDATLALDWHLPKEAFIISEKDMGLPSFEEAVSLLKRE; this is translated from the coding sequence GTGAAGCTACTGAAAACTCCACTTAAAGACTGTTTCATCCTTGAACCCACTGTTTATAAGGACAAACGTGGCATATTTTACGAAACCTACAATCAAAAGCTATTTGAAAAAATCACAGGTCTAAACATCCAGTTTGTTCAGGATAATCAATCCGTTTCTACAAGAGGAGTTTTGCGCGGACTTCATTTCCAACACGGTGAAATGGCGCAAGCAAAATTGGTAACCGTGGTTAAAGGGAAGGTTTTGGATATTGTAGTTGATATCAGAAAGAACTCTGAAACTTTTGGAAAATCTTTTTCTATTATTTTGGATGATGTAGACCATCGCCAGCTGTTTGTGCCCAAAGGATTCGCGCATGGATTTATCACCTTATCTAAGGAATCTATTTTTTCATATAAATGCGATAATTTTTACGATGGTGCTTTCGAAGGCGGGATTAAGTTTGATGACGCAACCTTGGCATTGGATTGGCATCTTCCAAAGGAAGCATTTATTATTTCAGAAAAAGATATGGGTCTTCCCAGTTTTGAGGAAGCGGTTTCTCTTTTGAAAAGGGAGTAG
- the rfbA gene encoding glucose-1-phosphate thymidylyltransferase RfbA, protein MKGIILAGGSGTRLHPITLAVSKQLMPVYDKPMIYYPLSTLMYAGIRDILIISTPKDLPLFKQLLGDGKNLGCNFFYAAQEEPNGLAEAFIIGKEFIGKDKVALILGDNIFYGSGLKELLQSNNDPDGGVIYAYHVLDPERYGVVEFDEDGKALSIEEKPINPKSNYAVPGIYFYDNSVVGISENIKPSARGELEITDVNNVYLKNGKLNVSILDKGTAWLDTGTFTSLMQAAQFVEVIEKRQGLKVGSIEEAAYEMGYISKKELNALAKPLLKSGYGKHLLQND, encoded by the coding sequence ATGAAAGGAATAATACTAGCAGGAGGATCGGGTACACGTTTACATCCAATTACTTTGGCCGTAAGCAAGCAGTTAATGCCCGTGTATGATAAACCAATGATTTATTATCCTTTATCTACGCTTATGTATGCCGGCATCAGGGATATTCTCATTATTTCTACACCCAAAGATCTGCCACTATTCAAACAACTTTTGGGAGATGGGAAAAACTTGGGATGCAATTTTTTTTATGCGGCACAAGAAGAGCCTAATGGCTTGGCAGAAGCCTTTATTATTGGAAAGGAATTTATCGGGAAAGATAAGGTCGCCTTGATACTGGGAGACAATATTTTTTACGGATCAGGGTTAAAAGAACTGCTGCAATCCAATAACGATCCAGATGGCGGCGTTATTTATGCTTATCACGTACTTGACCCCGAGCGATATGGAGTTGTCGAATTTGATGAGGACGGAAAAGCACTTTCAATTGAAGAGAAACCCATAAATCCGAAATCAAATTATGCTGTTCCGGGCATTTATTTTTACGATAATAGCGTGGTGGGAATTTCCGAAAATATAAAACCCAGTGCAAGAGGCGAATTAGAAATTACGGACGTAAACAATGTATATCTGAAGAATGGAAAATTGAACGTTAGCATCCTAGATAAGGGAACGGCGTGGCTTGATACTGGAACATTTACTTCTTTAATGCAGGCCGCACAATTTGTAGAGGTAATTGAGAAAAGACAGGGGCTGAAAGTAGGCTCTATTGAAGAAGCGGCTTATGAAATGGGATATATTTCAAAAAAAGAATTAAACGCATTGGCCAAACCGTTACTCAAGAGTGGTTACGGAAAACATTTACTCCAAAACGATTAA
- the rfbB gene encoding dTDP-glucose 4,6-dehydratase: MKNNKVLITGGAGFIGSNYVEYILQNPEDEIFVLDKLTYAGNLKNLETVSDKITFIKGDICDEGLIDKLFSEHQFQKVVHFAAESHVDNSISGPSEFIQTNIVGTFNLLQASYKTWMTGPNALKDEFGNARFLHISTDEVYGTLGETGLFTEKTSYAPNSPYSASKASSDFIVRSYFHTYGLPVVTTNCSNNYGPYQHKEKLIPTVIRKAISGEPIPIYGDGKNVRDWLYVTDHCSGIYRALQNGRLGETYNIGGKNERNNIYIAEVICDLLDEMLPKNTSYKELITYVKDRPGHDFRYAIDASKIEKELGWKAAENFESGIRKTISWYLENRDRL; the protein is encoded by the coding sequence TTGAAAAACAATAAAGTACTGATTACGGGGGGCGCAGGGTTTATCGGCTCTAATTATGTGGAATATATTCTTCAAAATCCAGAAGATGAAATTTTCGTTCTCGACAAGCTTACCTACGCCGGAAATCTGAAAAATCTAGAGACGGTTTCGGATAAAATAACTTTTATAAAGGGAGATATTTGTGATGAAGGATTGATAGATAAATTATTCTCGGAACATCAATTTCAAAAGGTAGTTCACTTCGCTGCTGAAAGTCATGTGGACAATTCCATTTCTGGTCCTTCGGAATTTATCCAGACCAATATAGTTGGCACTTTTAATTTGCTCCAAGCTTCCTATAAAACTTGGATGACCGGTCCCAATGCTTTAAAAGATGAATTTGGAAATGCGCGTTTTCTTCACATTTCTACCGACGAAGTGTATGGCACTTTAGGTGAAACGGGATTGTTTACTGAAAAAACCTCCTATGCACCCAACAGTCCGTACAGTGCTTCAAAAGCATCATCAGATTTTATAGTGAGAAGCTATTTTCATACTTATGGATTGCCGGTTGTAACAACCAACTGCTCTAATAATTACGGGCCCTATCAGCACAAGGAGAAATTAATTCCTACGGTAATCAGAAAGGCAATTTCAGGAGAGCCCATCCCCATTTACGGCGATGGGAAAAATGTACGGGATTGGCTGTATGTAACAGATCATTGCAGTGGGATTTATCGAGCTCTCCAAAATGGGAGACTTGGTGAAACTTACAACATTGGTGGAAAAAATGAGCGGAACAACATTTATATTGCAGAGGTTATTTGTGATTTATTGGATGAAATGCTTCCAAAAAACACTTCTTATAAAGAGCTTATAACGTATGTAAAGGATCGTCCGGGTCACGATTTTAGATATGCTATTGATGCTTCGAAAATCGAAAAGGAATTGGGTTGGAAAGCAGCAGAAAATTTTGAAAGTGGCATCCGAAAGACGATTTCATGGTATTTGGAGAATCGCGATAGATTATAA
- a CDS encoding DUF6909 family protein: MIKLNSHTRTRAQESTGAIEKLYITMRHLLNRGFYKPMGVSGESLLDSLLTLRPEIYGSITEDKIELQGLLYIMDRLPYGIEECRYINLTSDEGYKDSHFGPIIPLKRRRNCYRIDSEQMNIEITRGRSEIYDILTHLTFLFIESHKIMKQVLINENGEVIRDWKKLEQVVLKDGELTQEEKEVALTHTANFLGRTFEEIKNAFPYFAHEKNENRFFSIIYYMGKLAMAEVVSDDKRIITFSPVLRERLGHHIHGEQWAHRIKQTLQENGLLQRPLHIVSANMHSVMNSLFAEKALPLEFAKKKSLQVFETLSSPASMGLRTKVMKTATSQGMIFLEDTSGTNIDIQIFDTAKIKNNTYTETLKNVEEIQRPVIIVMDYAFGEQAYETMDELLKPFTDSKNKQIFLNVSSVSIMGKAGILEGEKGDIMIPSAHVFEGTADNYPFENELDKSHFSEDDVKVFAGTMISVLGTSLQNRDVLKFFHNSTWNVIGLEMEGAHYQKAIQAASKIRRSISADVKVRYAYYASDNPLETGSTLASGGLGTTGVKPTYLITDKMLKQILDTPKK, from the coding sequence ATGATTAAATTGAATTCACACACACGAACACGGGCGCAGGAAAGCACAGGGGCTATTGAAAAGCTGTATATCACCATGCGTCATCTTTTGAATCGGGGATTTTATAAACCTATGGGCGTTTCGGGAGAATCGCTGCTCGATTCTTTATTAACCTTAAGACCCGAAATCTACGGGTCCATTACGGAAGATAAAATAGAACTCCAGGGTCTGTTGTACATTATGGACCGCTTGCCCTATGGAATCGAAGAATGTAGGTACATAAATCTAACAAGCGACGAAGGATATAAGGATTCGCACTTTGGGCCTATTATCCCTCTTAAAAGGCGGAGAAACTGCTACAGGATAGATTCCGAGCAAATGAATATCGAGATTACTCGCGGACGATCTGAAATTTATGATATTCTCACCCATCTCACCTTTCTCTTTATTGAGTCGCACAAAATAATGAAACAGGTGCTGATTAATGAAAATGGCGAAGTTATACGCGATTGGAAGAAACTGGAGCAGGTGGTTCTAAAGGATGGGGAACTTACCCAAGAAGAAAAGGAAGTTGCCCTAACCCACACCGCCAATTTCTTGGGACGAACATTTGAGGAGATTAAAAATGCCTTTCCTTACTTCGCCCACGAAAAAAATGAAAATCGTTTTTTCAGCATAATATACTATATGGGCAAATTGGCCATGGCGGAAGTAGTGAGTGACGATAAGCGAATTATAACTTTTAGTCCTGTTTTAAGAGAACGTCTGGGCCATCACATCCACGGCGAACAGTGGGCACATAGAATTAAGCAGACCTTGCAGGAAAATGGACTGTTGCAACGGCCATTGCACATAGTGAGCGCGAATATGCACAGCGTGATGAACAGCTTGTTTGCTGAAAAGGCCCTGCCTTTAGAATTTGCCAAGAAGAAATCTCTTCAGGTTTTTGAAACTCTTAGTAGTCCAGCGAGTATGGGATTACGGACAAAAGTTATGAAAACCGCCACTTCTCAGGGAATGATATTTCTGGAAGATACTAGTGGCACCAATATCGACATCCAAATATTCGATACCGCCAAGATTAAGAATAATACCTATACCGAAACCCTAAAAAATGTTGAAGAAATCCAGAGGCCCGTTATTATTGTAATGGACTACGCTTTTGGAGAGCAGGCATACGAAACAATGGATGAGTTGTTAAAGCCCTTTACCGATTCGAAAAACAAACAAATATTCCTTAATGTGTCCTCTGTTTCCATTATGGGGAAAGCGGGTATTTTAGAGGGAGAAAAGGGAGATATTATGATTCCGTCGGCCCACGTTTTTGAAGGTACGGCAGATAATTATCCTTTTGAAAACGAATTGGACAAATCACATTTTAGTGAAGATGATGTAAAGGTTTTCGCTGGAACTATGATTTCAGTATTGGGGACTTCCCTACAAAATAGAGATGTTTTAAAGTTCTTCCACAACTCTACTTGGAATGTTATCGGTTTGGAAATGGAAGGTGCACATTATCAAAAAGCAATTCAGGCAGCATCAAAAATTAGACGAAGTATTAGCGCGGATGTTAAGGTGAGATATGCATATTACGCTTCGGATAATCCCCTTGAAACAGGAAGTACTTTAGCTTCTGGTGGATTGGGTACTACAGGAGTAAAACCTACCTATTTAATTACCGATAAGATGTTAAAGCAGATATTAGACACTCCTAAAAAATAA
- a CDS encoding GH3 auxin-responsive promoter family protein, which yields MSVKSFSAKIFAKVIVSQINQWSEKPVETQQKVFDKLISEAKNTAFGKDHGFDDIKSFKNFTERVPVRDYEELKPYVEQVVAGKENVLWPGKPIYFAKTSGTTSGAKYIPLTKESMPFHIEAARNAILCYIHETGKADFVNGKMIFLQGSPEMSEKNGIKVGRLSGIVAHYVPSYLQKNRLPSWETNCIEDWETKVDAIVDETKDENMTVISGIPSWVQMYFEKLQQRTGKKVGDLFKNFNLFIYGGVNYEPYRSKFENLIGRKVDSIELFPASEGFFAFQDSQKQKGMLLLLNSGIFYEFIEANSFFEEDAKRITIGEVELGVNYVMIISTNAGLWAYNLGDTVQFTSLAPYRVIVSGRIKHFISAFGEHVIGKEVEEAMNKAIAKFGFSISEFTVAPQITPQNGGLPYHEWLVEFEQEPENIQKLSEFLDQEMQKQNSYYYDLIVGKVLQPLKINPLKKDSFHKFMKSQGKLGGQNKVARLSNDRKIADALIQIQP from the coding sequence ATGTCCGTAAAATCCTTTTCAGCAAAAATATTCGCCAAGGTTATCGTAAGTCAGATAAATCAATGGTCTGAAAAGCCGGTGGAAACTCAGCAGAAGGTTTTTGATAAGTTAATTTCAGAAGCAAAAAATACTGCCTTCGGAAAAGATCACGGATTCGATGATATCAAAAGCTTTAAGAATTTTACTGAAAGAGTGCCAGTTCGGGATTATGAAGAATTAAAACCATACGTTGAACAGGTTGTTGCCGGTAAAGAGAATGTATTATGGCCAGGCAAACCAATTTATTTTGCCAAAACCTCTGGCACAACTTCTGGAGCAAAATATATACCTCTCACCAAGGAATCCATGCCATTCCATATTGAAGCGGCGCGAAATGCCATTTTATGCTATATCCACGAAACAGGAAAGGCGGATTTTGTCAATGGAAAAATGATCTTTTTGCAGGGAAGTCCTGAAATGAGTGAAAAGAATGGGATTAAAGTGGGTCGATTATCAGGTATTGTCGCCCACTACGTTCCCTCCTATCTCCAAAAAAACCGACTTCCAAGCTGGGAGACCAACTGTATTGAAGATTGGGAAACAAAGGTAGATGCTATTGTAGACGAAACGAAAGATGAAAATATGACTGTAATCAGCGGCATCCCGTCTTGGGTACAGATGTATTTTGAAAAACTTCAACAACGAACGGGTAAAAAGGTCGGCGATCTCTTTAAGAATTTTAATTTGTTCATTTATGGAGGAGTAAACTATGAACCCTACCGATCAAAATTTGAAAATCTAATTGGAAGAAAAGTCGATAGTATTGAGCTATTCCCCGCGAGCGAAGGATTTTTCGCCTTTCAGGATAGCCAGAAACAAAAGGGAATGTTATTGCTTTTAAATTCAGGGATTTTTTATGAATTTATTGAGGCAAACTCTTTCTTTGAGGAAGATGCAAAACGCATCACTATCGGAGAAGTGGAGCTCGGGGTAAACTATGTAATGATTATTTCCACAAATGCTGGTCTTTGGGCTTACAATTTAGGCGATACGGTACAGTTTACTTCCCTTGCACCTTATCGTGTAATTGTTTCTGGACGGATTAAGCACTTTATTTCCGCCTTTGGGGAACACGTAATAGGCAAAGAGGTAGAAGAAGCGATGAACAAGGCCATTGCGAAATTCGGCTTTTCTATTTCTGAGTTTACTGTAGCTCCTCAAATTACTCCTCAAAATGGGGGACTACCCTATCATGAATGGCTGGTTGAGTTTGAACAAGAGCCAGAAAATATTCAAAAGTTATCTGAATTTTTGGATCAAGAAATGCAGAAACAGAATTCTTATTATTACGATCTGATTGTAGGAAAAGTACTTCAACCCTTGAAGATAAATCCACTTAAAAAAGATAGTTTCCATAAATTTATGAAGTCACAAGGGAAATTGGGGGGCCAAAATAAGGTGGCCCGACTTTCCAACGATCGTAAAATAGCAGATGCCTTGATCCAGATTCAGCCTTAA
- a CDS encoding M23 family metallopeptidase produces the protein MVKKEKPVKRFRKKLLHKYRLVILNEETFEERFSFKLNRLNVFVFSTLFALFLILTTTIIIAFTPLREYIPGYSSTNLKRRATTLVYKTDSLQRIIDLNEQYLASIKKVLTGDVKTVEFNKDSIIELAKTDPSVLVRTSRRDSLLRDQVLQEDKYNPLIGIRDQQYTLFSPVNGTISSPYDSKTKHYAVDIVTAKDAPVKAIADGTVIFAEWTAQTGNVIILKHNNNLISVYKHNAMLTKGEGELVKGGEVIATVGSTGELTTGPHLHFELWRDGIPVNPTSYIDFD, from the coding sequence ATGGTAAAGAAGGAAAAACCAGTCAAGAGATTCAGAAAGAAACTGTTGCACAAATACCGCTTGGTAATTCTAAATGAAGAAACCTTTGAGGAACGGTTTTCATTTAAGCTCAACAGGCTTAATGTTTTTGTGTTCAGTACTCTTTTTGCCTTGTTTTTAATATTGACGACAACTATAATTATCGCTTTTACTCCGCTGCGGGAATATATTCCTGGCTACTCCTCTACTAACCTAAAACGCAGGGCGACAACGCTAGTTTACAAAACCGACTCACTACAGCGCATTATCGACCTTAATGAACAATATCTGGCATCAATAAAGAAAGTATTGACCGGAGATGTAAAAACAGTAGAATTTAATAAGGATTCCATTATCGAGCTTGCCAAAACCGATCCTTCGGTTCTAGTACGAACATCCAGAAGGGATTCGCTGTTACGAGACCAAGTTTTACAAGAAGATAAATACAATCCATTAATTGGTATCCGCGATCAACAATATACTTTGTTTTCTCCCGTAAATGGCACCATCTCCTCGCCTTATGACAGCAAAACCAAGCATTACGCCGTTGATATTGTTACTGCCAAGGATGCGCCGGTAAAAGCCATAGCGGACGGTACCGTTATCTTTGCCGAATGGACGGCCCAAACCGGAAATGTTATTATTCTCAAACATAATAACAACCTAATCTCGGTTTATAAACATAACGCAATGTTAACTAAGGGAGAAGGAGAATTGGTGAAGGGTGGGGAAGTCATTGCTACAGTGGGAAGCACGGGAGAACTCACCACGGGCCCGCATTTGCACTTTGAACTATGGCGCGATGGAATTCCGGTTAACCCAACAAGTTATATTGATTTTGATTAA
- a CDS encoding Sec-independent protein translocase subunit TatA/TatB → MSALFLPLAIGPWQIALIVIIVLLLFGGKKIPELMRGLGSGLKEFKDASKDETTDKKIDENK, encoded by the coding sequence ATGAGTGCATTATTCCTTCCCTTAGCTATTGGCCCTTGGCAGATTGCTTTAATCGTTATTATTGTATTGTTGCTTTTCGGTGGAAAGAAAATCCCTGAACTGATGCGTGGTCTAGGAAGTGGTCTTAAAGAATTCAAGGATGCTTCCAAAGATGAAACAACCGACAAAAAGATAGATGAGAATAAATAA